A genomic segment from Neodiprion lecontei isolate iyNeoLeco1 chromosome 1, iyNeoLeco1.1, whole genome shotgun sequence encodes:
- the LOC107219415 gene encoding kinesin-like protein unc-104 isoform X11 — MSSVKVAVRVRPFNNRELSREAQCIIDMVGNTTSIINPKAPPGTKDAIKSFNYDYSYFSMDPNDENYSSQIMVYKDIGEEMLQHAFEGYNVCIFAYGQTGAGKSYTMMGKQEEGQEGIIPQICDDLFRKISRNSSDHLKYSVEVSYMEIYCERVRDLLNPKNKGNLRVREHPLLGPYVEDLSKLAVMSYQDIHDLIDEGNKARTVAATNMNETSSRSHAVFTIFFTQQRHDSTTDLITEKVSKISLVDLAGSERADSTGAKGTRLKEGANINKSLTTLGKVISALAEIAATKKKKKADFIPYRDSVLTWLLRENLGGNSKTAMIAAVSPADINYDETLSTLRYADRAKQIVCKAVVNEDANAKLIRELKEEIQKLRELLKQEGIDVQEGPDGKVTYEKKEPRDEPQTMKTSKREDDIKETRQRVPSHPASAIAEEAVDQLQASEKLIAELNETWEDKLKRTESIRLQREAVFAEMGVAVKEDGMTVGVFSPKKTPHLVNLNEDPFMSECLIYYIKDGFTRIGSAEANIPQDIQLCGPHILSEHCVFENHEGIITLMPKKGALIYVNGREITEPIVLKTGSRVILGKNHVFRFNHPDQVRSFKVRERREKSSPAETPGNGETVDWNFAQIELLEKQGIDLKAEMEKRLLVLEEQFRKEKEEADQLFEEQRKNYEARIDALQKQVEEQSMTMSMYSSYTPEDFNNIEEDIFVNPLFDAESNWSEREFQLAAWAFRKWKYHQFTSLRDDLWGNAIFLKEANAISVELKKKVQFQFTLLTDTLYSPLPVDLLPAIEDEDDDERPFPRTIVAVEVQDTKNGATHYWTLDKLRQRLELMRHIYNEDLSPSTPEAKEDFFPCLTVCSNQKFSLANLLPSRQRLELMREMYHNEAELSPTSPDYNIETITGGDPFYDRFPWFRMVGRSFIYLSNLMYPVPLIHKVAIVNEKGDVKGYLRVAVQAVIEEENSEYSSGVRQSARISFEDDLFGNHRYNKRNTLLTQTLEKNQQNLLQEERVVEGSTDVKDSKEGKDDEEVGDADSGRGDSSVSSDMKEEELPDHLQAGVEFTFRVTVLQAMGISTEYADIFCQFNFLHRHDEAFSTEPVKNAGKGNPPLGFYHVQNITVTVTKSFLEYLKTQPIVFEVFGHYQQHPLHKDAKLEYSARQPPKRMLPPSIPISQPVRSPKFGSVLPSPSTSHVHAKYDVLVWFEICELAPNGEYVPSVVDHSDDLPCRGLFLLHQGIQRRIRITIVHEHASELRWKDVRELVVGRIRNTPEPEEEDNDSSVLSLGLFPGEYLEIPGDDRCMFRFEAAWDSSLHNSALLNRVTSYGEQIFMTISAYLELENCGRPAIITKDLSMIIYGRDARVGPRSLKHLFSGHYRNQEANRLSGVYELVLRRASEAGSPGVQRRQRRVLDTSSTYVRGEENLHGWRPRGDSLIFDHQWELEKLTRLEEVERVRHTLLLRERLGIDKVPFCNKTAHDFTKSEKEVCNMVAKATNEPHASPIKLKKSASKDVYEPWEMTDRERELATKCVKLIQGRIPSKEPIVLSDVSPGEDAITEMSTSMISSVMSTSSQELTSPERARLQELQDSMMAGESASQVNSMAPAPLGSSSPLKESLVLYVPEVEEIRISPVIARKGYLNILEHKTNGWKKRWVAVRRPYVFIFREEKDPVERALINLATAQVEYSEDQLAMVKVPNTFSVVTKHRGYLLQTLGDKEVYDWLYAINPLLAGQIRSKLARKGPGSNIAPITLAPPPESQTQAK; from the exons ATGTCGTCGGTGAAGGTGGCGGTGCGGGTGCGGCCCTTCAATAACCGTGAATTATCCCGAGAAGCTCAATGCATCATCGATATGGTCGGCAATACGACGT CCATTATAAATCCGAAGGCACCACCCGGTACCAAAGATGCTATCAAAAGCTTCAATTACGATTACTCCTATTTTTCTATGGAC CCGAACGATGAAAACTACTCGTCACAAATAATGGTATATAAGGATATTGGAGAGGAGATGTTGCAGCATGCATTCGAGG GATACAACGTGTGTATCTTTGCTTATGGTCAAACTGGCGCGGGAAAATCCTACACGATGATGGGGAAGCAAGAAGAGGGCCAGGAAGGAATTATTCCACAAATATGTGACGATCTGTTCAGAAAAATCAGCAGAAATTCAAGTGATCACCTCAAATACTCCGTTGAAGTGAGCTACATGGAAATATATTGCGAACGAGTGCGTGACTTGCTTAATCCTAAAAACAAAGGAAATTTACGTGTCAGAGAACATCCACTCTTGGGTCCTTATGTTGAAGATTTATCTAAGTTAGCAGTGATGTCTTATCAAGATATTCATGACCTTATTGACGAAGGCAATAAAGCCAG AACCGTTGCGGCAACAAACATGAACGAAACATCCAGCAGATCCCACGCAGTgttcacaatattttttacacaacaaAGACACGATAGTACAACAGATTTAATCACAGAGAAAGTCAGCAAAATTTCACTGGTTGACTTGGCTGGCTCTGAAAGAGCAGATTCTACCGGTGCAAAAGGCACAAGGCTCAAAGAAGGTGCCAATATCAATAAAAGTTTGACTACTCTGGGAAAAGTTATCAGTGCATTAGCTGAAATT GCG gcaacgaagaagaagaagaaagcaGACTTTATTCCATACAGAGATTCGGTTTTGACATGGTTACTCCGTGAAAATCTTGGTGGAAATTCTAAGACCGCTATGATTGCAGCTGTTAGCCCAGCCGACATTAATTACGATGAAACTCTTTCCACATTGAG ATATGCAGACAGAGCAAAACAGATTGTCTGCAAAGCTGTTGTCAATGAGGATGCTAATGCTAAGCTTATTAgagaattgaaagaagaaattcaGAAGCTGCGAGAGCTTCTGAAACAGGAGGGCATCGACGTACAAGAAG GGCCAGATGGTAAAGTCACTTATGAAAAGAAAGAACCTA GAGATGAACCACAAACGATGAAAACTTCTAAAAGAGAGGACGATATTAAAGAAACAAGACAACGAGTGCCATCACATCCCGCATCTGCCATTGCCGAAGAGGCTGTTGACCAGCTACAAGCTAGTGAGAAACTTATAGCTG AATTGAATGAGACTTGGGAggataaattgaaaagaacAGAATCAATACGTCTACAAAGAGAAGCTGTGTTTGCTGAAATGGGTGTAGCCGTAAAAGAAGATGGCATGACCGTTGGTgtattttcaccaaaaaagaCACCGCATTTAGTAAATCTCAATGAAGATCCATTCATGTCCGAGTGTCTCATTTACTACATTAAAGATGGCTTCACAAGAATTGGTTCTGCCGAAGCAAATATCCCACAGGATATACAACTTTGTGGACCACATATTTTGAGTGAACATTGTGTATTTGAGAATCACGAGGGTATTATCACATTGATGCCAAAGAAAGGAGCACTAATATACGTCAATGGCCGCGAGATCACAGAGCCAATCGTTCTCAAAACTGGATCTCGAGTAATCTTGGGCAAGAATCACGTGTTTAGATTCAACCACCCTGATCAag TGCGTTCGTTCAAAGTGCGGGAGCGGCGTGAGAAAAGTTCACCAGCTGAAACACCCGGCAATGGTGAAACTGTGGATTGGAATTTCGCACAGATTGAACTGCTTGAGAAACAAGGTATTGACTTGAAAGCTGAGATGGAAAAGAGACTATTAGTCCTTGAGGAACAATTCCGCaaggagaaagaagaagcagaTCAGCTCTTTGAGGAACAAAGGAAG AATTACGAGGCTCGAATTGATGCTCTACAAAAGCAGGTTGAAGAGCAGAGCATGACAATGTCTATGTACAGTAGTTACACACCAGAAGATTTCAATAACATTGAAGAAGATATCTTTG TCAACCCCTTATTTGACGCAGAGAGCAACTGGAGTGAGCGCGAATTCCAGCTAGCAGCATGGGCATTTCGCAAATGGAAATATCATCAGTTTACCAGTCTTCGAGATGACTTGTGGGGTAACGCAATTTTCCTCAAGGAAGCTAACGCCATTTCCGTAGAACTTAAGAAAAAG GTTCAGTTTCAGTTCACACTTCTGACAGACACATTATATTCACCATTACCAGTTGACTTGTTACCAGCTATAGAGGATGAAGATGATGATGAGAGGCCTTTTCCTCGTACTATCGTGGCTGTTGAGGTCCAAGACACGAAAAATGGTGCTACACATTACTGGACTCTTGATAAGCTAAG ACAGCGCTTGGAGTTGATGCGACACATATACAATGAAGACTTGAGTCCCAGCACTCCGGAGGCCAAAGAGGATTTTTTCCCATGCCTTACAGTCTGCTCTAATCAGAAGTTCTCGCTCGCAAATCTTTTGCCTTCGAG GCAAAGGCTGGAATTAATGCGAGAAATGTATCACAACGAAGCTGAGTTGTCGCCAACTTCGCCAGACTATAACATTGAAACCATTACCGGTGGTGATCCCTTCTATGATAGATTCCCATGGTTCCGGATGGTTGGAAG ATCCTTCATATACTTGAGCAATCTTATGTACCCTGTACCACTTATTCACAAAGTTGctattgtaaatgaaaaaggaGATGTAAAGGGATACTTAAGAGTTGCTGTTCAAGCTGTTATCG AAGAGGAAAACAGCGAATATTCAAGTGGTGTCAGACAGTCTGCTCGTATATCATTTGAAGATGATCTCTTTGGTAACCACAGATATAACAAACGAAATACCCTTCTCACACAAACTCTTGAAAAGAATCAGCAAAACCTTTTACAAGAAGAACGTGTGGTCGAAGGATCAACCGATGTGAAAGATTCTAAGGAGGGTAAGGATGACGAAGAAGTCGGCGATGCTGATAGTGGAAGAGGTGATAGTTCCGTATCTAGTGATATGAAAGAGGAAGAATTGCCGGACCATCTCCAAGCTGGAGTTGAATTTACCTTTAGAGTGACGGTACTCCAAGCAATGGGAATTTCTACAGAATATGCAGACATTTTCTGTCAATTCAA CTTTTTGCATAGACATGACGAAGCTTTCTCAACTGAACCTGTTAAAAATGCTGGTAAAGGAAATCCACCGTTAGGATTCTATCATGTACAGAAC ATAACAGTGACAGTCACCAAATCTTTCTTGGAATATCTGAAAACCCAACCTATTGTATTCGAAGTATTTGGTCATTATCAACAGCATCCATTACACAAAGATGCCAAATTGGAATA CAGTGCTAGGCAGCCACCAAAAAGGATGCTCCCACCATCTATTCCCATCAGTCAACCAGTTCGTTCGCCAAAGTTTGGCAGCGTATTACCGTCACCTAGCACATCGCATGTTCATGCCAAATATGATGTTCTAGTGTGGTTCGAAATTTGTGAACTTGCCCCTAATGGAGAATACGTACCGTCAGTAGTTGACCATAGCGATGATTTACCTTGCCGCGgattatttttacttcatcAAGGAATCCAACGTCGTATTCGTATTACGATTGTTCACGAACATGCATCTGAACTTCGATGGAAAGATGTGAGAGAACTTGTCGTAGGACGTATTCGCAACACACCTGAACCCGAAGAAGAGGATAATGATTCTTCAGTATTATCTCTTGGTCTCTTCCCTGGAGAATATTTGGAAATTCCGGGAGATGATAGATGCATGTTTAGATTTGAGGCTGCCTGGGACAGCTCTTTGCACAATTCAGCATTATTAAACAGAGTAACATCCTACGGAGAACAAATATTTATGACCATTTCGGCTTACTTAGAA CTTGAAAACTGTGGCAGACCAGCTATTATAACGAAGGATCTCAGTATGATCATCTACGGACGGGATGCAAGAGTCGGCCCACGATCTCTGAAGCATTTGTTTAGTGGTCACTATCGGAATCAAGAAGCTAACAGGCTCAGTGGTGTCTACGAGTTGGTTTTACGACGTGCATCTGAAGCAGGTAGCCCAG GAGTACAAAGACGACAACGTAGAGTACTAGATACAAGTTCTACTTACGTTAGGGGTGAAGAAAACCTCCATGGATGGAGACCACGTGGTGATAGCTTGATTTTTGATCATCAATGGGAACTGGAAAAGCTTACTAGACTTGAAGAAGTAGAACGAGTTCGGCACACACTTTTACTCAGAGAAAGACTTGGAATTGATAAAGTtccattttgcaataaaaCGGCACATGATTTTACcaaaagtgaaaaa GAGGTCTGCAATATGGTGGCAAAAGCCACTAATGAACCACATGCTAGCCcaataaaactcaaaaaatcTGCAAGCAAGGATGTCTATGAGCCTTGGGAAATGACAGACCGAGAGCGAGAACTTGCTACTAAATGTGTAAAGTTAATACAGGGAAGAATTCCCAGCAAAGAGCCAATCGTTTTGTCAGATGTTTCACCTGGCGAGGATGCCATAACTGAGATGTCTACATCCATGATTTCATCGGTCATGTCTACATCATCACAAGA GTTGACTTCTCCTGAGCGTGCTCGGCTCCAGGAACTCCAGGATAGTATGATGGCTGGGGAATCTGCTAGTCAAGTAAACAGTATGGCTCCAGCACCCCTTGGTTCTTCGTCACCATTGAAAGAAAGTTTAGTTCTATATGTACCAGAGGTCGAAGAAATTCGCATCAGCCCTGTTATTGCAAGAAAAGGATATTTGAATATCTTGGAACATAAAACTAATGGCTGGAAGAAACGATGGGTG GCTGTCCGTAGGCCTTATGTTTTTATCTTCAGAGAGGAAAAAGATCCGGTTGAAAGAGCATTAATCAATCTTGCTACTGCACAAGTCGAATATTCTGAGGACCAATTAGCAATGGTCAAAGTACCCAACACATTCAG TGTGGTAACTAAACACCGAGGTTACCTTCTCCAAACACTTGGTGATAAAGAAGTCTACGATTGGCTTTATGCTATCAATCCTTTACTTGCTGGACAAATTAG GTCAAAACTGGCACGCAAAGGTCCTGGTTCCAATATCGCTCCTATTACGCTAGCCCCACCTCCAGAATCTCAGACGCAAGCTAagtga
- the LOC107219415 gene encoding kinesin-like protein unc-104 isoform X17, with protein MSSVKVAVRVRPFNNRELSREAQCIIDMVGNTTSIINPKAPPGTKDAIKSFNYDYSYFSMDPNDENYSSQIMVYKDIGEEMLQHAFEGYNVCIFAYGQTGAGKSYTMMGKQEEGQEGIIPQICDDLFRKISRNSSDHLKYSVEVSYMEIYCERVRDLLNPKNKGNLRVREHPLLGPYVEDLSKLAVMSYQDIHDLIDEGNKARTVAATNMNETSSRSHAVFTIFFTQQRHDSTTDLITEKVSKISLVDLAGSERADSTGAKGTRLKEGANINKSLTTLGKVISALAEIATKKKKKADFIPYRDSVLTWLLRENLGGNSKTAMIAAVSPADINYDETLSTLRYADRAKQIVCKAVVNEDANAKLIRELKEEIQKLRELLKQEGIDVQEGPDGKVTYEKKEPRDEPQTMKTSKREDDIKETRQRVPSHPASAIAEEAVDQLQASEKLIAELNETWEDKLKRTESIRLQREAVFAEMGVAVKEDGMTVGVFSPKKTPHLVNLNEDPFMSECLIYYIKDGFTRIGSAEANIPQDIQLCGPHILSEHCVFENHEGIITLMPKKGALIYVNGREITEPIVLKTGSRVILGKNHVFRFNHPDQVRSFKVRERREKSSPAETPGNGETVDWNFAQIELLEKQGIDLKAEMEKRLLVLEEQFRKEKEEADQLFEEQRKNYEARIDALQKQVEEQSMTMSMYSSYTPEDFNNIEEDIFVNPLFDAESNWSEREFQLAAWAFRKWKYHQFTSLRDDLWGNAIFLKEANAISVELKKKVQFQFTLLTDTLYSPLPVDLLPAIEDEDDDERPFPRTIVAVEVQDTKNGATHYWTLDKLRQRLELMRHIYNEDLSPSTPEAKEDFFPCLTVCSNQKFSLANLLPSRQRLELMREMYHNEAELSPTSPDYNIETITGGDPFYDRFPWFRMVGRSFIYLSNLMYPVPLIHKVAIVNEKGDVKGYLRVAVQAVIEEENSEYSSGVRQSARISFEDDLFGNHRYNKRNTLLTQTLEKNQQNLLQEERVVEGSTDVKDSKEGKDDEEVGDADSGRGDSSVSSDMKEEELPDHLQAGVEFTFRVTVLQAMGISTEYADIFCQFNFLHRHDEAFSTEPVKNAGKGNPPLGFYHVQNITVTVTKSFLEYLKTQPIVFEVFGHYQQHPLHKDAKLEYSARQPPKRMLPPSIPISQPVRSPKFGSVLPSPSTSHVHAKYDVLVWFEICELAPNGEYVPSVVDHSDDLPCRGLFLLHQGIQRRIRITIVHEHASELRWKDVRELVVGRIRNTPEPEEEDNDSSVLSLGLFPGEYLEIPGDDRCMFRFEAAWDSSLHNSALLNRVTSYGEQIFMTISAYLELENCGRPAIITKDLSMIIYGRDARVGPRSLKHLFSGHYRNQEANRLSGVYELVLRRASEAGVQRRQRRVLDTSSTYVRGEENLHGWRPRGDSLIFDHQWELEKLTRLEEVERVRHTLLLRERLGIDKVPFCNKTAHDFTKSEKEVCNMVAKATNEPHASPIKLKKSASKDVYEPWEMTDRERELATKCVKLIQGRIPSKEPIVLSDVSPGEDAITEMSTSMISSVMSTSSQESVYQHKCDGFKQPTGIIVRTRSKSCIFRLTSPERARLQELQDSMMAGESASQVNSMAPAPLGSSSPLKESLVLYVPEVEEIRISPVIARKGYLNILEHKTNGWKKRWVAVRRPYVFIFREEKDPVERALINLATAQVEYSEDQLAMVKVPNTFSVVTKHRGYLLQTLGDKEVYDWLYAINPLLAGQIRSKLARKGPGSNIAPITLAPPPESQTQAK; from the exons ATGTCGTCGGTGAAGGTGGCGGTGCGGGTGCGGCCCTTCAATAACCGTGAATTATCCCGAGAAGCTCAATGCATCATCGATATGGTCGGCAATACGACGT CCATTATAAATCCGAAGGCACCACCCGGTACCAAAGATGCTATCAAAAGCTTCAATTACGATTACTCCTATTTTTCTATGGAC CCGAACGATGAAAACTACTCGTCACAAATAATGGTATATAAGGATATTGGAGAGGAGATGTTGCAGCATGCATTCGAGG GATACAACGTGTGTATCTTTGCTTATGGTCAAACTGGCGCGGGAAAATCCTACACGATGATGGGGAAGCAAGAAGAGGGCCAGGAAGGAATTATTCCACAAATATGTGACGATCTGTTCAGAAAAATCAGCAGAAATTCAAGTGATCACCTCAAATACTCCGTTGAAGTGAGCTACATGGAAATATATTGCGAACGAGTGCGTGACTTGCTTAATCCTAAAAACAAAGGAAATTTACGTGTCAGAGAACATCCACTCTTGGGTCCTTATGTTGAAGATTTATCTAAGTTAGCAGTGATGTCTTATCAAGATATTCATGACCTTATTGACGAAGGCAATAAAGCCAG AACCGTTGCGGCAACAAACATGAACGAAACATCCAGCAGATCCCACGCAGTgttcacaatattttttacacaacaaAGACACGATAGTACAACAGATTTAATCACAGAGAAAGTCAGCAAAATTTCACTGGTTGACTTGGCTGGCTCTGAAAGAGCAGATTCTACCGGTGCAAAAGGCACAAGGCTCAAAGAAGGTGCCAATATCAATAAAAGTTTGACTACTCTGGGAAAAGTTATCAGTGCATTAGCTGAAATT gcaacgaagaagaagaagaaagcaGACTTTATTCCATACAGAGATTCGGTTTTGACATGGTTACTCCGTGAAAATCTTGGTGGAAATTCTAAGACCGCTATGATTGCAGCTGTTAGCCCAGCCGACATTAATTACGATGAAACTCTTTCCACATTGAG ATATGCAGACAGAGCAAAACAGATTGTCTGCAAAGCTGTTGTCAATGAGGATGCTAATGCTAAGCTTATTAgagaattgaaagaagaaattcaGAAGCTGCGAGAGCTTCTGAAACAGGAGGGCATCGACGTACAAGAAG GGCCAGATGGTAAAGTCACTTATGAAAAGAAAGAACCTA GAGATGAACCACAAACGATGAAAACTTCTAAAAGAGAGGACGATATTAAAGAAACAAGACAACGAGTGCCATCACATCCCGCATCTGCCATTGCCGAAGAGGCTGTTGACCAGCTACAAGCTAGTGAGAAACTTATAGCTG AATTGAATGAGACTTGGGAggataaattgaaaagaacAGAATCAATACGTCTACAAAGAGAAGCTGTGTTTGCTGAAATGGGTGTAGCCGTAAAAGAAGATGGCATGACCGTTGGTgtattttcaccaaaaaagaCACCGCATTTAGTAAATCTCAATGAAGATCCATTCATGTCCGAGTGTCTCATTTACTACATTAAAGATGGCTTCACAAGAATTGGTTCTGCCGAAGCAAATATCCCACAGGATATACAACTTTGTGGACCACATATTTTGAGTGAACATTGTGTATTTGAGAATCACGAGGGTATTATCACATTGATGCCAAAGAAAGGAGCACTAATATACGTCAATGGCCGCGAGATCACAGAGCCAATCGTTCTCAAAACTGGATCTCGAGTAATCTTGGGCAAGAATCACGTGTTTAGATTCAACCACCCTGATCAag TGCGTTCGTTCAAAGTGCGGGAGCGGCGTGAGAAAAGTTCACCAGCTGAAACACCCGGCAATGGTGAAACTGTGGATTGGAATTTCGCACAGATTGAACTGCTTGAGAAACAAGGTATTGACTTGAAAGCTGAGATGGAAAAGAGACTATTAGTCCTTGAGGAACAATTCCGCaaggagaaagaagaagcagaTCAGCTCTTTGAGGAACAAAGGAAG AATTACGAGGCTCGAATTGATGCTCTACAAAAGCAGGTTGAAGAGCAGAGCATGACAATGTCTATGTACAGTAGTTACACACCAGAAGATTTCAATAACATTGAAGAAGATATCTTTG TCAACCCCTTATTTGACGCAGAGAGCAACTGGAGTGAGCGCGAATTCCAGCTAGCAGCATGGGCATTTCGCAAATGGAAATATCATCAGTTTACCAGTCTTCGAGATGACTTGTGGGGTAACGCAATTTTCCTCAAGGAAGCTAACGCCATTTCCGTAGAACTTAAGAAAAAG GTTCAGTTTCAGTTCACACTTCTGACAGACACATTATATTCACCATTACCAGTTGACTTGTTACCAGCTATAGAGGATGAAGATGATGATGAGAGGCCTTTTCCTCGTACTATCGTGGCTGTTGAGGTCCAAGACACGAAAAATGGTGCTACACATTACTGGACTCTTGATAAGCTAAG ACAGCGCTTGGAGTTGATGCGACACATATACAATGAAGACTTGAGTCCCAGCACTCCGGAGGCCAAAGAGGATTTTTTCCCATGCCTTACAGTCTGCTCTAATCAGAAGTTCTCGCTCGCAAATCTTTTGCCTTCGAG GCAAAGGCTGGAATTAATGCGAGAAATGTATCACAACGAAGCTGAGTTGTCGCCAACTTCGCCAGACTATAACATTGAAACCATTACCGGTGGTGATCCCTTCTATGATAGATTCCCATGGTTCCGGATGGTTGGAAG ATCCTTCATATACTTGAGCAATCTTATGTACCCTGTACCACTTATTCACAAAGTTGctattgtaaatgaaaaaggaGATGTAAAGGGATACTTAAGAGTTGCTGTTCAAGCTGTTATCG AAGAGGAAAACAGCGAATATTCAAGTGGTGTCAGACAGTCTGCTCGTATATCATTTGAAGATGATCTCTTTGGTAACCACAGATATAACAAACGAAATACCCTTCTCACACAAACTCTTGAAAAGAATCAGCAAAACCTTTTACAAGAAGAACGTGTGGTCGAAGGATCAACCGATGTGAAAGATTCTAAGGAGGGTAAGGATGACGAAGAAGTCGGCGATGCTGATAGTGGAAGAGGTGATAGTTCCGTATCTAGTGATATGAAAGAGGAAGAATTGCCGGACCATCTCCAAGCTGGAGTTGAATTTACCTTTAGAGTGACGGTACTCCAAGCAATGGGAATTTCTACAGAATATGCAGACATTTTCTGTCAATTCAA CTTTTTGCATAGACATGACGAAGCTTTCTCAACTGAACCTGTTAAAAATGCTGGTAAAGGAAATCCACCGTTAGGATTCTATCATGTACAGAAC ATAACAGTGACAGTCACCAAATCTTTCTTGGAATATCTGAAAACCCAACCTATTGTATTCGAAGTATTTGGTCATTATCAACAGCATCCATTACACAAAGATGCCAAATTGGAATA CAGTGCTAGGCAGCCACCAAAAAGGATGCTCCCACCATCTATTCCCATCAGTCAACCAGTTCGTTCGCCAAAGTTTGGCAGCGTATTACCGTCACCTAGCACATCGCATGTTCATGCCAAATATGATGTTCTAGTGTGGTTCGAAATTTGTGAACTTGCCCCTAATGGAGAATACGTACCGTCAGTAGTTGACCATAGCGATGATTTACCTTGCCGCGgattatttttacttcatcAAGGAATCCAACGTCGTATTCGTATTACGATTGTTCACGAACATGCATCTGAACTTCGATGGAAAGATGTGAGAGAACTTGTCGTAGGACGTATTCGCAACACACCTGAACCCGAAGAAGAGGATAATGATTCTTCAGTATTATCTCTTGGTCTCTTCCCTGGAGAATATTTGGAAATTCCGGGAGATGATAGATGCATGTTTAGATTTGAGGCTGCCTGGGACAGCTCTTTGCACAATTCAGCATTATTAAACAGAGTAACATCCTACGGAGAACAAATATTTATGACCATTTCGGCTTACTTAGAA CTTGAAAACTGTGGCAGACCAGCTATTATAACGAAGGATCTCAGTATGATCATCTACGGACGGGATGCAAGAGTCGGCCCACGATCTCTGAAGCATTTGTTTAGTGGTCACTATCGGAATCAAGAAGCTAACAGGCTCAGTGGTGTCTACGAGTTGGTTTTACGACGTGCATCTGAAGCAG GAGTACAAAGACGACAACGTAGAGTACTAGATACAAGTTCTACTTACGTTAGGGGTGAAGAAAACCTCCATGGATGGAGACCACGTGGTGATAGCTTGATTTTTGATCATCAATGGGAACTGGAAAAGCTTACTAGACTTGAAGAAGTAGAACGAGTTCGGCACACACTTTTACTCAGAGAAAGACTTGGAATTGATAAAGTtccattttgcaataaaaCGGCACATGATTTTACcaaaagtgaaaaa GAGGTCTGCAATATGGTGGCAAAAGCCACTAATGAACCACATGCTAGCCcaataaaactcaaaaaatcTGCAAGCAAGGATGTCTATGAGCCTTGGGAAATGACAGACCGAGAGCGAGAACTTGCTACTAAATGTGTAAAGTTAATACAGGGAAGAATTCCCAGCAAAGAGCCAATCGTTTTGTCAGATGTTTCACCTGGCGAGGATGCCATAACTGAGATGTCTACATCCATGATTTCATCGGTCATGTCTACATCATCACAAGAGTCAGTATATCAACACAAATGTGACGGTTTTAAACAG CCAACAGGAATAATAGTCCGGACCCGATCTAAGTCGTGCATCTTTAGGTTGACTTCTCCTGAGCGTGCTCGGCTCCAGGAACTCCAGGATAGTATGATGGCTGGGGAATCTGCTAGTCAAGTAAACAGTATGGCTCCAGCACCCCTTGGTTCTTCGTCACCATTGAAAGAAAGTTTAGTTCTATATGTACCAGAGGTCGAAGAAATTCGCATCAGCCCTGTTATTGCAAGAAAAGGATATTTGAATATCTTGGAACATAAAACTAATGGCTGGAAGAAACGATGGGTG GCTGTCCGTAGGCCTTATGTTTTTATCTTCAGAGAGGAAAAAGATCCGGTTGAAAGAGCATTAATCAATCTTGCTACTGCACAAGTCGAATATTCTGAGGACCAATTAGCAATGGTCAAAGTACCCAACACATTCAG TGTGGTAACTAAACACCGAGGTTACCTTCTCCAAACACTTGGTGATAAAGAAGTCTACGATTGGCTTTATGCTATCAATCCTTTACTTGCTGGACAAATTAG GTCAAAACTGGCACGCAAAGGTCCTGGTTCCAATATCGCTCCTATTACGCTAGCCCCACCTCCAGAATCTCAGACGCAAGCTAagtga